A part of Olleya sp. Bg11-27 genomic DNA contains:
- a CDS encoding alpha/beta hydrolase, which produces MKNKKYITIILLFLSFHNYSQSNSKAFNESLIISINQDSISAYAFIAKGAAPKETVILLHGLPGNEKNIDLAEKLRQDGKNVIYFNYRGSWGSQGQFLYSNCLEDISKVIDYLTNDIISKKLRIKKNSFCLLGHSLGGGIAVLHGVKDNRVKKIIALSAFNAGYELNNDSFDELKSFQNYLNKQFMLNIDTKKFISEVLNHYISWNLLFVNSYQFDKRLIFIDENKNNYSWVKSIKNSEYLIIDSDHSFSDMRNELAIEVLKWINKN; this is translated from the coding sequence TTGAAAAACAAAAAATATATAACCATAATTCTATTGTTTTTAAGCTTTCATAATTATTCACAATCTAACAGCAAAGCATTTAATGAATCATTAATTATTTCAATTAACCAAGATTCTATTTCGGCTTATGCTTTTATAGCTAAAGGCGCTGCGCCAAAAGAAACTGTTATTTTATTACATGGACTTCCTGGCAATGAAAAAAATATTGATTTAGCAGAAAAATTAAGACAGGATGGTAAAAATGTAATTTACTTTAATTATCGAGGGTCATGGGGAAGTCAAGGTCAATTTTTATATTCAAACTGTTTGGAAGATATTTCGAAAGTTATAGATTACTTAACAAATGACATAATCTCTAAAAAATTACGGATTAAGAAAAACTCCTTTTGTTTATTAGGACATAGCCTAGGAGGAGGAATTGCGGTACTTCATGGCGTAAAAGATAATCGTGTAAAAAAAATAATAGCTCTATCGGCATTTAATGCTGGTTACGAACTAAATAATGATAGCTTTGATGAACTAAAAAGTTTTCAAAACTACTTAAACAAACAGTTTATGCTAAATATTGATACTAAAAAATTTATTAGTGAGGTATTAAACCATTATATATCATGGAACTTATTGTTTGTAAATTCATATCAATTTGACAAACGTCTTATATTTATAGATGAAAACAAGAACAACTACTCTTGGGTAAAAAGTATTAAGAATAGTGAGTATTTGATAATAGATTCTGATCATTCTTTTTCAGATATGCGCAATGAATTAGCTATTGAAGTCCTAAAATGGATAAATAAAAACTAG
- a CDS encoding peptide-methionine (S)-S-oxide reductase — MTKKEQTGSIETIYLAGGCLWGVQEFLKHIPGVVDTQAGRANGVTQSTKTTYDGFAECVKTDFDSSLVSFEELIHYLLEIIDPYSINKQGNDIGEKYRTGIYSTDKNLLLKAKQCIKTIDQTLNDKNKTTKKIAIEVLPLTNFIPSDAEHQDRLTLHPSDYSYCHIPLDLLYKYKNNN; from the coding sequence ATGACAAAAAAAGAACAAACAGGATCAATAGAAACGATATATCTAGCGGGCGGATGCCTTTGGGGCGTGCAAGAGTTTTTAAAACACATCCCTGGTGTGGTTGATACTCAAGCCGGCAGAGCTAATGGCGTTACACAATCCACTAAAACAACCTATGATGGTTTTGCAGAATGTGTCAAAACAGATTTTGACTCTTCCCTTGTTTCGTTTGAAGAGTTAATACATTACTTGTTAGAAATCATTGACCCTTATAGTATAAACAAACAAGGAAATGATATAGGAGAAAAATATCGCACAGGTATCTACAGCACGGACAAAAATCTTCTTTTAAAAGCAAAACAGTGTATTAAGACAATAGACCAAACGCTAAATGATAAAAATAAAACCACAAAAAAAATAGCGATTGAAGTACTTCCTTTAACAAATTTTATCCCAAGTGATGCAGAACATCAAGATAGACTAACCTTACACCCTAGTGACTACTCTTATTGCCACATTCCTTTAGACTTACTGTATAAGTATAAAAACAATAACTAA
- a CDS encoding T9SS type A sorting domain-containing protein, producing the protein MKLKILFFFLIGVLFTNISFSQNTPIPSGSFNVASDVNDWTILPNTVSKSWFNGGCQTMFVDNLPNTQTAIITSPIFNIGSPGDYELELEYGVIYSTTAAVFELIDDNSIVLSASTNNTITGTCTDWPNPKKSTLVFSNLSSGDYQLRITIPKSQFFIDGVSLGITNTLSVHNYKLKEALIISPNPTNDTLLINLNYSGNYSLFNINGQLLQKGSLNIGENILDITNLPNGLYLMKTTTLEGKTFANKILKK; encoded by the coding sequence ATGAAATTAAAAATACTTTTCTTTTTTTTAATTGGGGTGTTGTTTACCAACATTTCTTTTAGTCAAAATACACCTATACCTTCTGGAAGTTTTAATGTAGCATCAGATGTTAATGATTGGACTATTTTACCAAATACAGTATCTAAATCTTGGTTTAATGGAGGTTGTCAAACAATGTTTGTTGATAATCTTCCAAATACCCAAACAGCAATTATTACATCACCAATTTTTAATATTGGGTCACCTGGTGATTATGAGCTAGAATTAGAGTATGGCGTAATTTATTCTACAACTGCTGCAGTATTTGAATTAATAGATGATAATAGTATTGTTCTTAGTGCTTCTACAAATAACACTATTACTGGTACATGTACAGATTGGCCAAACCCTAAAAAGAGCACTTTAGTTTTTTCTAATTTGAGCTCAGGGGACTATCAACTAAGAATAACGATACCTAAATCACAGTTTTTTATCGATGGCGTAAGTTTAGGTATTACAAACACATTATCTGTACATAATTATAAATTAAAAGAGGCATTAATTATATCTCCAAACCCTACAAATGACACACTTCTAATAAATTTAAATTATTCAGGAAACTACTCATTATTTAATATTAATGGTCAATTATTACAAAAAGGAAGTTTAAATATAGGAGAAAATATTCTAGACATAACAAATTTACCTAATGGCTTATACCTAATGAAGACGACAACGTTGGAAGGAAAAACTTTTGCTAACAAAATTTTAAAAAAATAA
- a CDS encoding EamA family transporter: MRYLLGVTIIWAFSFSLIGVYLSGVVDAWFSVLMRIGIATLLFLPFLRLNKIKAETIFKLTAIGAVQLGLMYCFYFQSFNYLTVPEVLLFSVFTPIYITLLNDILSKQFHKGYLLTALIAVLGAAYIQYSSISENVVLGFLITQGANLCFAVGQVAYKYVLRSTPQLKNTPKHTIFGLFFIGAFIVSLIAFFIFGSTEKMPTTPIQWSVLLYLGAVASGLGYFFWNQGVIRVNTGALAIMNNALIPLGLIVNLLIWNKEADIKKILIGGSLIFASLTINQYLNKRNKYIKE; this comes from the coding sequence ATGAGGTATTTATTAGGAGTTACTATTATTTGGGCGTTTTCGTTTAGTTTAATTGGAGTATACCTTTCTGGGGTTGTTGATGCATGGTTTTCTGTATTGATGCGTATAGGTATCGCTACACTGCTATTTTTACCTTTTTTAAGACTTAATAAAATTAAAGCAGAAACAATTTTTAAACTGACTGCAATTGGTGCGGTGCAATTAGGTTTAATGTATTGCTTTTATTTTCAGTCGTTTAACTATCTTACTGTACCTGAAGTGTTACTTTTTAGTGTGTTTACCCCCATTTACATTACGTTGTTAAATGATATTTTAAGCAAGCAATTTCATAAAGGCTATTTACTAACGGCTTTAATAGCTGTTTTAGGTGCAGCTTATATTCAATATTCAAGTATTAGTGAAAATGTAGTTTTAGGTTTTTTGATCACCCAGGGTGCTAATTTATGCTTTGCTGTTGGTCAAGTTGCCTATAAGTATGTATTAAGATCTACACCTCAATTGAAAAATACACCAAAGCATACTATTTTTGGATTATTTTTTATTGGGGCGTTTATAGTGTCTCTGATTGCTTTTTTTATTTTTGGTTCAACCGAAAAGATGCCAACGACACCAATACAATGGAGCGTATTACTATACCTAGGAGCTGTGGCTTCAGGTCTAGGTTATTTTTTTTGGAACCAAGGTGTTATTAGGGTAAATACGGGCGCGTTAGCAATTATGAACAATGCGTTGATTCCGTTAGGATTAATTGTCAACCTTCTTATATGGAATAAGGAGGCAGATATTAAGAAGATTTTAATTGGTGGTAGTCTTATTTTTGCTTCTCTTACCATTAACCAATACCTAAATAAAAGAAACAAATATATAAAGGAATAG